A window from Polynucleobacter sp. MWH-UH25E encodes these proteins:
- the serS gene encoding serine--tRNA ligase: MIDPQLLRKDIAAVQARLATRKFQLDVEKFNALEAERKSLQTRTEELQAKRNQLSKAIGMKKGKGEDASAEMAEVSQVNVDMESGATRLAILQAEISDFLMGIPNLPDESVPTGKDETENKEIKRWGEQPIFDFEIKDHVDLGSPLGLDFEVAAKISGSRFVVLKGPIARLHRALAQFMIDTHASNHGYQEVYAPYMVNAASMRGTGQLPKFEEDLFKVPRQMGGDGESGEAKTENFYLIPTAEVPVTNLVRDEIVNADTLPLKFVAHTPCFRSEAGSYGRDVRGMIRQHQFDKVELVQITKPEDSMQALEDLTGHAERILELLELPYRKVLLCTGDMGFGSTKTYDLEVWVPSQNAYREISSCSSMGDFQARRMQARFKAGQGKPELVHTLNGSGLAVGRALVALIENKQQVDGSIVIPKALQPYLGGLEVLKPV; this comes from the coding sequence ATGATTGATCCGCAACTCCTTCGTAAAGATATCGCTGCAGTACAGGCGCGTTTAGCTACTCGTAAATTCCAGTTGGATGTTGAGAAATTCAATGCCTTGGAGGCTGAGCGCAAATCTTTACAAACTCGCACCGAAGAACTGCAAGCAAAACGCAATCAGCTATCTAAAGCGATTGGCATGAAGAAGGGTAAGGGCGAAGATGCTTCCGCTGAAATGGCAGAGGTTTCTCAGGTCAATGTGGATATGGAATCTGGGGCAACACGTTTAGCAATTTTGCAGGCTGAGATATCAGATTTCTTGATGGGTATTCCAAATCTGCCAGATGAGTCTGTGCCTACCGGCAAAGATGAAACCGAAAATAAAGAAATCAAGCGTTGGGGCGAACAGCCTATTTTTGATTTTGAAATTAAGGACCACGTTGATCTTGGTAGTCCATTGGGGTTAGATTTTGAAGTAGCGGCAAAAATAAGTGGTTCACGTTTCGTAGTGCTGAAAGGGCCTATTGCTCGGTTACATCGCGCTCTAGCGCAATTCATGATTGATACACATGCAAGTAATCATGGCTATCAAGAGGTCTATGCTCCCTACATGGTCAACGCTGCATCTATGCGCGGCACCGGTCAATTGCCCAAGTTTGAAGAAGATCTTTTTAAGGTTCCCCGCCAAATGGGTGGTGATGGTGAAAGCGGTGAAGCTAAGACTGAAAATTTTTATCTCATTCCTACAGCGGAAGTGCCTGTAACCAATCTTGTGCGTGATGAGATTGTGAATGCCGATACTCTGCCATTAAAGTTTGTTGCTCATACCCCTTGCTTCCGCTCAGAAGCGGGTAGTTATGGCCGTGATGTGCGTGGCATGATCCGTCAACACCAGTTTGATAAGGTTGAGTTGGTCCAAATCACTAAACCGGAAGATTCGATGCAAGCACTTGAGGATCTAACAGGCCATGCAGAACGAATCTTAGAATTACTTGAGTTGCCATATCGTAAAGTTTTACTATGTACTGGAGATATGGGCTTTGGTAGCACTAAGACTTATGATTTAGAGGTTTGGGTGCCATCACAGAATGCATATCGAGAGATCAGTTCTTGCTCAAGCATGGGCGATTTCCAAGCACGTCGCATGCAAGCTAGATTCAAAGCGGGGCAGGGTAAGCCAGAATTAGTTCACACGCTCAATGGTTCAGGATTAGCTGTAGGCAGAGCATTAGTTGCGCTGATAGAGAACAAACAGCAAGTAGATGGCAGCATCGTAATCCCGAAAGCGTTACAGCCTTACTTGGGCGGTCTAGAAGTTCTCAAGCCAGTTTAA
- a CDS encoding putative toxin-antitoxin system toxin component, PIN family — protein MKTVIFDTNVLLDIFVFNDFRAIHIKTALVDKQLKALATLKTIEELADVISRPLFSLEQSTQEQILSQWRNLATIIQDETLNTAPWQCQDPDDQIFLNLAYTSKPCLLISKDNELLKLAKKAALEDVLISADYSAI, from the coding sequence ATGAAGACTGTTATCTTTGATACCAATGTCTTGCTAGACATATTTGTCTTTAATGACTTTAGGGCAATTCATATCAAGACTGCTTTAGTAGATAAGCAACTGAAGGCCTTAGCCACACTCAAAACGATTGAGGAACTCGCGGATGTTATCTCCAGACCCCTCTTCTCCCTAGAACAATCAACTCAAGAACAAATACTGAGCCAATGGCGCAATTTAGCCACCATCATTCAAGATGAAACGCTTAATACTGCGCCGTGGCAATGCCAAGATCCTGATGATCAAATCTTCTTAAATCTTGCTTACACCTCAAAGCCTTGTTTGTTAATCAGCAAGGACAATGAACTTCTAAAGCTAGCCAAGAAAGCAGCTTTAGAAGACGTGCTCATTAGTGCTGATTACAGCGCTATCTAA
- a CDS encoding YdcH family protein produces the protein MFPEYRELITNLKTTDRHFSHLFDKHNNLDAKILRMEDHKEPSTPEEIETLKKEKLLLKDQIYAVLKKASAA, from the coding sequence ATGTTTCCGGAATATCGTGAATTAATTACTAATCTTAAAACCACCGACCGCCACTTTTCTCATTTATTTGATAAGCACAATAATCTAGATGCCAAGATCCTTCGTATGGAAGACCATAAGGAGCCGAGCACCCCGGAAGAGATTGAGACTCTTAAGAAAGAAAAGCTGCTATTAAAGGATCAGATCTACGCAGTACTCAAGAAAGCTAGCGCCGCCTAG
- a CDS encoding YaeQ family protein, with protein MALRATIHKADLHVADSDRHYYGSHSLTIAKHPSETDERMMIRIIAFALQAHEDLTFTKGLSDTDEPDLWIKDLTDQIKIWIEVGQPDERRILKACGRADQVIVYCYGGQTSKIWWDGIANKLTRARNLQVVAIPAEQSQELNKLVERSMVLHVNIQDGEAYVSSDLGQVTITPEIWRSPQD; from the coding sequence ATGGCTCTACGCGCAACCATCCATAAAGCCGACCTTCATGTCGCAGATTCAGACCGCCACTACTACGGCAGTCATTCCCTCACCATTGCCAAACACCCATCCGAAACTGACGAGCGGATGATGATCAGAATCATCGCCTTCGCACTACAAGCTCATGAAGATTTGACTTTCACCAAAGGCTTGAGCGATACCGATGAGCCTGATCTTTGGATCAAAGACCTCACCGATCAAATCAAAATTTGGATAGAGGTGGGTCAGCCTGATGAGCGCCGCATCCTGAAAGCCTGTGGCCGTGCAGATCAGGTCATTGTGTACTGCTATGGTGGACAAACCAGCAAAATTTGGTGGGATGGCATTGCGAATAAATTAACTCGTGCTCGCAATCTTCAGGTGGTTGCCATTCCAGCCGAACAGTCACAAGAACTGAATAAGCTGGTGGAACGCAGTATGGTGTTACATGTCAATATTCAGGATGGTGAAGCCTACGTTTCCTCAGACCTAGGTCAAGTGACAATTACCCCAGAAATATGGCGTAGTCCTCAGGATTAA
- a CDS encoding LLM class flavin-dependent oxidoreductase — MANSVPYSILDISPIPQGFTAADALRNSLDVAQHAEQWGYTRYWVAEHHNMTGNASSATAVLVGYIASGTTKIKVGSGGVMLPNHAPLVIAEQFGTLESLYPGRIELGLGRAPGTDQMTARALRRDLLGSDDRFPQDVRELQHYFGPIQDGQSVKAIPGANTHVPIWILGSSLYGAQLAAHFGLPYAFASHFAPDHLLEAMSIYRDLFKPSEQLVKPYSAFVMNVVAADTDEEAQHLFTTLQQNVVRMRRNTRGQLPPPIEDLDDFCDPHEQAAAAHTLQCSLVGSLETIRNGMRTWLERTGANEILFTGQIFDHQARLKSFEIAAQAAQSL; from the coding sequence ATGGCAAATTCTGTTCCGTACTCTATTCTAGATATATCTCCTATTCCCCAAGGATTTACTGCGGCTGATGCTTTGCGTAACTCCTTAGACGTAGCACAGCATGCAGAGCAGTGGGGCTATACACGCTATTGGGTGGCCGAGCACCACAATATGACTGGTAACGCTAGTTCGGCCACGGCAGTATTGGTTGGCTATATCGCTAGTGGTACCACCAAGATTAAAGTGGGTTCTGGCGGAGTGATGCTACCTAATCATGCACCTTTAGTGATTGCCGAACAGTTTGGCACTCTGGAGTCTTTGTATCCAGGGCGAATTGAGTTGGGTTTGGGTAGAGCGCCTGGCACCGATCAAATGACTGCGAGAGCATTACGCCGTGATTTGCTGGGAAGCGATGATCGCTTTCCTCAAGATGTTCGTGAGTTACAGCATTACTTCGGTCCCATCCAGGATGGGCAGTCAGTAAAAGCAATTCCAGGGGCTAATACTCATGTACCTATTTGGATTTTGGGATCTAGTCTCTATGGTGCCCAGCTAGCCGCACATTTTGGCTTGCCTTATGCCTTTGCTTCTCACTTCGCGCCAGATCATCTATTAGAAGCAATGTCGATTTATCGCGATTTATTTAAGCCTTCAGAGCAATTAGTAAAGCCGTACTCTGCATTTGTGATGAATGTCGTTGCAGCTGATACCGATGAAGAGGCGCAGCATCTATTTACCACTTTGCAGCAGAATGTTGTGCGTATGCGTCGTAACACTCGAGGCCAGTTGCCGCCACCCATTGAAGATTTGGATGATTTTTGCGATCCCCATGAGCAAGCAGCTGCGGCTCATACTTTGCAATGCTCATTGGTAGGTTCGCTAGAAACCATTCGGAATGGGATGAGAACCTGGCTTGAGCGTACAGGTGCAAATGAGATTCTTTTCACAGGGCAAATTTTTGATCACCAAGCACGACTCAAATCATTTGAGATTGCAGCTCAGGCAGCTCAAAGTCTTTAG
- a CDS encoding AAA family ATPase encodes MVCKLTPSAPRLILFAGHAGTGKSTLAKRALPLIIESTGEDFFFLDKDTVYGAFSAHVMELTTQNPNDRDSPYYLQNLRDWEYRGLIDIARENLLLGVNVILVGPFSKEIQSGHMFSPEALGIPAQTKISIAWIDLKESEAKRRMEKRADPRDQWKLTHWDEYVKRRIDPPEHISIQRFDNLNFDQREFEKLISNLIK; translated from the coding sequence ATGGTCTGCAAACTTACCCCTTCTGCCCCTCGGCTCATCCTTTTTGCAGGACATGCTGGAACAGGCAAATCCACTCTAGCTAAAAGAGCCCTCCCTCTTATTATTGAAAGCACCGGGGAAGACTTTTTCTTTTTAGACAAAGACACGGTCTATGGCGCCTTTAGCGCTCATGTAATGGAACTAACAACCCAGAACCCCAATGATCGCGATAGCCCATACTATCTTCAAAATTTAAGGGATTGGGAGTATCGAGGCTTAATTGATATTGCTCGAGAAAATTTGTTGCTGGGTGTCAATGTCATTCTGGTAGGGCCGTTCTCAAAAGAGATTCAAAGTGGCCATATGTTCAGCCCCGAAGCGCTTGGTATTCCAGCACAAACAAAAATCTCCATAGCCTGGATTGATCTGAAGGAAAGCGAAGCAAAGAGGCGGATGGAAAAGCGCGCTGATCCCAGAGATCAATGGAAGCTCACTCATTGGGATGAATATGTCAAACGCAGGATTGACCCGCCCGAGCATATAAGCATTCAGCGCTTTGATAATCTGAATTTTGATCAGAGAGAGTTTGAGAAGCTAATCAGTAACCTGATCAAATAA
- a CDS encoding outer membrane lipoprotein carrier protein LolA gives MAVIARFFIALRSNFPLQKFWSAVFIGIACIALSGLALAEGETGSEQLRQFVRNSKTAEGDFVQQQLRAPKANEPQDKGLKVVRQTQGHFVFQRPGRFVWETQKPYEQKLITNGSQLILWDKDLNQATIRPAGQALAATPAAILFGETSLDQHFDLVDGEERLGMKWVALVPKKDPSTKSKNDLPYTKISIGMSNGLPKALELIDGLGSVVLVTLDKIQLNVNLPANRFNFTPPAGAEVLRLN, from the coding sequence ATGGCGGTAATCGCGAGATTCTTCATCGCCCTTCGGAGTAATTTCCCTTTGCAAAAATTCTGGTCTGCGGTATTCATTGGTATTGCTTGTATTGCTCTGTCCGGCTTAGCTCTAGCAGAGGGCGAAACAGGCTCTGAGCAGTTGCGTCAATTTGTTCGCAACTCCAAAACTGCTGAAGGTGATTTTGTTCAGCAACAACTACGAGCACCTAAGGCTAATGAACCGCAAGATAAAGGCCTGAAAGTGGTGCGCCAAACCCAAGGTCATTTTGTATTTCAAAGGCCGGGCCGTTTTGTTTGGGAAACACAAAAGCCTTATGAGCAAAAACTCATTACCAATGGAAGTCAATTGATCTTGTGGGATAAAGATTTAAATCAAGCGACTATTCGTCCTGCAGGCCAAGCTTTGGCTGCAACACCAGCCGCAATATTGTTTGGTGAGACTTCACTTGATCAGCATTTTGATTTGGTAGATGGTGAAGAGCGTTTAGGAATGAAGTGGGTTGCATTAGTGCCCAAAAAAGATCCTAGCACCAAGAGTAAAAATGATCTGCCTTACACAAAGATATCTATTGGTATGAGTAATGGCCTGCCAAAGGCTTTGGAGCTAATAGACGGCTTAGGCAGTGTGGTGTTGGTGACCCTTGATAAGATTCAGTTAAACGTCAATCTGCCAGCAAATCGCTTTAATTTCACCCCTCCTGCGGGAGCCGAAGTCTTACGCTTAAACTAG
- a CDS encoding NAD(P)/FAD-dependent oxidoreductase, whose amino-acid sequence MIRITELRLPIDHAPESLEAAILKRLGIAAKELISFEIFKRSYDARKNVSLAFIYTVDVSVKNEEDVLKKLANDTHIRPSPDTSYHFVAKAPPSIDLGKTLRPVVIGFGPCGIFAALLLAQMGFKPIVLERGKQVRERTQDTWGLWRKKILNPESNVQFGEGGAGTFSDGKLYSQIKDPKFYGRKVIHEFVKAGAPPEIQYVAKPHIGTFRLVGMVEKIRQEIIDLGGEIRFSQKVIGFDIKNEQITGIKIEGHPDLPASHVVLALGHSARDTFKALHDAGVFMEAKPFSVGFRIEHPQSLIDKARLGPHAGNELIGAADYKLVHHAKNGRSVYSFCMCPGGTVVAATSEPNRVVTNGMSQYSRNERNANAGIVVGITPDDYPGGPLAGIEFQRQIESKAFELGGGTYEAPGQLVGDFIEGKPSTEFGSVIPSYKPGVHLTDLAQALPPYAIEAIREALPAFEKQIKGFSMKDAVLTGVETRTSSPLRITRGPNFQSLNIKGLYPAGEGAGYAGGILSAGVDGIKVAEAVALDYLESTH is encoded by the coding sequence ATGATTCGAATTACTGAACTGCGCTTACCAATTGATCACGCGCCAGAATCTTTAGAGGCGGCGATATTAAAGCGTCTTGGCATTGCCGCAAAAGAATTAATTTCATTTGAGATCTTCAAACGTAGTTATGACGCTCGCAAGAATGTCTCGCTGGCCTTCATTTATACCGTCGATGTTTCGGTAAAGAACGAAGAGGACGTCTTAAAGAAATTAGCAAACGATACCCACATCCGTCCATCACCAGATACTAGCTATCACTTTGTAGCAAAGGCGCCTCCATCTATTGATTTAGGTAAAACATTGCGCCCTGTAGTAATTGGATTTGGCCCATGTGGAATCTTTGCCGCCTTATTGCTAGCGCAAATGGGTTTTAAGCCGATTGTGCTGGAACGTGGCAAGCAAGTTCGTGAGCGCACGCAAGATACCTGGGGCTTATGGCGTAAAAAGATATTGAACCCCGAGTCCAATGTGCAGTTTGGTGAAGGTGGTGCAGGAACCTTTTCTGATGGCAAGCTCTACAGTCAAATTAAAGACCCTAAGTTTTATGGGCGTAAGGTTATTCATGAGTTTGTGAAGGCGGGAGCTCCACCTGAAATTCAGTATGTTGCTAAACCGCATATCGGCACTTTTCGCTTGGTAGGCATGGTGGAAAAGATTCGTCAAGAAATTATTGATTTAGGTGGTGAAATCCGCTTTTCTCAAAAAGTCATAGGCTTCGATATAAAAAATGAGCAAATCACCGGCATCAAGATTGAGGGGCATCCAGACTTACCGGCCAGTCATGTTGTTCTTGCCCTAGGGCATAGTGCACGCGATACATTTAAAGCATTACATGATGCTGGCGTCTTCATGGAGGCCAAACCATTCTCAGTAGGCTTCCGAATTGAGCATCCACAGTCCTTAATTGATAAGGCGCGTTTAGGTCCTCATGCTGGTAACGAATTAATTGGTGCTGCTGACTACAAGCTAGTTCACCATGCCAAAAATGGACGCTCTGTATATAGCTTCTGTATGTGTCCAGGTGGAACTGTGGTTGCCGCAACATCCGAGCCCAATCGCGTTGTGACCAATGGCATGAGTCAGTACTCTCGTAATGAGCGCAATGCTAATGCGGGCATCGTAGTGGGTATTACGCCAGATGACTATCCAGGCGGTCCACTTGCTGGCATCGAGTTTCAGCGCCAAATTGAATCAAAGGCCTTTGAGTTGGGTGGTGGGACATATGAGGCTCCAGGTCAATTGGTAGGGGACTTTATCGAGGGTAAGCCATCAACTGAGTTTGGCAGTGTTATTCCTTCTTACAAGCCTGGTGTGCATTTAACGGATTTGGCTCAAGCCTTACCCCCTTATGCAATTGAAGCAATTCGAGAGGCTTTACCTGCTTTTGAAAAGCAGATTAAAGGTTTTTCAATGAAGGATGCTGTATTAACCGGGGTAGAAACTAGGACCTCTTCGCCACTACGTATTACGCGTGGACCCAATTTTCAAAGTCTGAATATCAAAGGCCTCTATCCTGCGGGGGAGGGTGCTGGCTACGCTGGCGGAATCTTGTCGGCGGGCGTTGATGGGATTAAAGTAGCAGAAGCAGTAGCACTAGATTATTTAGAATCCACACACTGA
- a CDS encoding zinc ribbon domain-containing protein YjdM — translation MSTDNLPKCPACQEDMTYPDGDNYVCAQCGHEWSIAVAEEEDVGLVVKDANGNLLADGDTVTLIKDLKVKGSSTTLKVGTKIKGIRLVSGDHEVDCKTEAGNMLLKACFLKKA, via the coding sequence ATGAGTACAGACAACCTTCCAAAGTGCCCCGCTTGCCAAGAGGACATGACTTATCCCGATGGCGATAACTATGTTTGCGCCCAATGCGGGCATGAATGGTCTATCGCAGTAGCCGAGGAAGAAGATGTTGGCTTAGTTGTCAAAGACGCAAATGGCAATTTACTAGCCGATGGAGATACGGTCACGCTAATTAAGGACCTCAAAGTCAAAGGCTCCTCTACCACTCTAAAAGTAGGAACCAAGATTAAAGGTATTCGATTGGTCTCAGGAGATCATGAGGTGGATTGCAAAACAGAAGCAGGCAATATGTTGTTAAAAGCCTGCTTCTTAAAGAAGGCTTAA
- a CDS encoding OmpW family protein gives MRLKSLVAAMAAVASLAPIAAHAQAEENPWMLRVRAVDLLWQNGQTGSVQSLNVNAKNQWIPEFDVSYFFTKNIAAELVLTWPQQVNITAGGSNIGKISALPPSLLAQYHFTDLGAFKPYVGVGVNYTIFGNRQNFPGYTAAALQVEPSSFGVVGQIGADYMFDKNWGANIDLKYATIATNVQTVSNGANIGKLTLNPWMPAVGVTYKF, from the coding sequence ATGCGTCTTAAATCACTAGTGGCAGCAATGGCTGCTGTAGCATCCTTAGCCCCAATCGCAGCACATGCTCAAGCAGAAGAGAATCCATGGATGTTGCGTGTACGCGCAGTGGATTTGCTTTGGCAAAATGGTCAAACTGGATCAGTGCAGTCATTGAACGTGAATGCTAAGAATCAATGGATTCCCGAGTTTGATGTTTCTTATTTCTTTACTAAAAATATTGCTGCTGAGTTGGTCTTGACATGGCCTCAGCAGGTCAACATTACTGCTGGTGGTTCTAATATCGGTAAGATTTCTGCTTTGCCACCTTCATTGTTGGCGCAGTACCACTTTACAGATTTAGGCGCTTTTAAGCCTTATGTTGGCGTTGGTGTGAACTACACCATTTTTGGAAACCGCCAGAATTTCCCTGGATACACTGCTGCCGCTTTGCAAGTTGAGCCATCAAGTTTCGGTGTAGTTGGTCAAATCGGCGCAGACTATATGTTTGATAAAAATTGGGGTGCCAATATCGATTTGAAATACGCCACAATCGCAACAAATGTGCAGACAGTTAGCAATGGTGCAAACATCGGTAAATTAACTCTAAACCCATGGATGCCTGCAGTTGGTGTCACTTACAAGTTCTAA
- a CDS encoding phage holin family protein produces MGNLTLFLIQWGLTSLSLWVASYIFSGLKFADGGSLLIAALLLGFANAVVKPLLILFTLPLTIVTMGLFLLVVNALVLMLVSALVSGFTISSFWTAFFASIFISIFSLFVSGLVF; encoded by the coding sequence ATGGGTAACCTCACACTGTTTTTAATTCAATGGGGTCTAACTTCCCTCTCCTTGTGGGTAGCAAGCTATATTTTTAGTGGCCTGAAGTTTGCTGATGGTGGCTCCCTATTAATTGCGGCCTTGCTCTTGGGCTTTGCCAATGCGGTAGTAAAGCCTTTACTCATCCTATTTACACTCCCATTAACGATTGTGACCATGGGATTGTTCCTGTTAGTGGTTAATGCATTGGTATTGATGCTGGTATCTGCACTAGTTAGCGGATTTACAATTTCCAGCTTCTGGACTGCCTTCTTCGCAAGTATCTTTATTTCCATCTTCAGCCTCTTTGTAAGCGGCCTCGTTTTCTAA
- the hemN gene encoding oxygen-independent coproporphyrinogen III oxidase, translating to MSSSASQEQTQGNAQEKEVLFHPELLQKFDINGPRYTSYPSADRFHNEFSEQDYLGALTRVASINEPLSLYFHLPFCPNICYYCGCNKIITKDHGRSAKYIKYLAKEMAMVCDAMGLQKKIPITQLHWGGGTPTFLSHEEMIELMHHTRQHFDLLPGGEYSIEIDPRRVSEADIKLLADLGFNRISLGVQDFNLAVQEAVHRVQTIEETQAVMDWSRKYGFKSRSVDLIYGLPKQTPETFKETVDAVLKMNPDRLSVYNYAHLPHIFKPQRRIAEEDLPPAAAKLDILSNTIERLGEAGYQFIGMDHFAKPDDELAIAQREGKLHRNFQGYSTQAECDLLAFGISSIGKVDDCYSQNVRTLDEYYASLDSGHLPVLRGLRLDQDDLLRRELIGELMCQFNLDTKRFAGQHQIDFQAYFKTEMEELKDLEKAGLLEWREDGIFVPIKGRLLARRVAMTFDRHLRESQAKGTYSKVL from the coding sequence ATGAGCTCCAGCGCATCTCAAGAGCAAACACAAGGTAATGCACAAGAAAAAGAAGTCTTGTTTCATCCTGAGTTACTGCAAAAATTTGATATCAATGGGCCGCGCTATACATCCTACCCAAGCGCCGATCGATTCCATAATGAATTCTCGGAACAAGATTATCTAGGGGCTCTTACACGTGTAGCAAGTATTAACGAGCCTTTATCGCTGTATTTTCATTTACCGTTTTGCCCCAACATTTGCTATTACTGCGGTTGTAACAAAATCATCACCAAGGACCATGGGCGTAGTGCCAAGTACATCAAGTACCTAGCAAAAGAAATGGCTATGGTTTGCGATGCAATGGGCCTACAGAAGAAAATCCCCATTACCCAATTGCACTGGGGTGGTGGTACGCCTACTTTTCTATCTCACGAAGAGATGATTGAGTTGATGCACCATACTCGCCAGCACTTTGACTTATTGCCCGGCGGTGAATATTCCATTGAGATTGATCCGCGTAGAGTATCTGAGGCAGACATTAAGCTTTTAGCAGATCTCGGTTTTAACCGTATTAGTTTAGGTGTACAAGATTTCAATTTGGCGGTACAGGAAGCAGTGCATCGCGTTCAAACGATCGAAGAAACCCAGGCCGTAATGGATTGGTCTCGTAAATATGGCTTTAAATCTCGTAGCGTTGATTTGATTTACGGCTTACCCAAGCAAACCCCGGAGACTTTTAAAGAAACTGTCGATGCGGTGCTCAAAATGAATCCAGATCGACTCTCGGTATACAACTACGCTCACTTGCCGCATATCTTTAAACCCCAGCGCCGTATTGCAGAAGAAGATCTGCCACCTGCTGCGGCTAAGTTAGACATTCTCTCTAATACTATTGAGCGCTTGGGTGAAGCGGGTTATCAATTTATTGGCATGGATCACTTTGCAAAACCCGATGATGAATTAGCCATTGCGCAAAGAGAAGGAAAGTTGCATCGTAATTTTCAGGGTTATTCAACCCAAGCAGAGTGTGACCTTTTAGCCTTTGGAATTTCTTCAATTGGCAAAGTGGATGACTGCTACTCTCAGAATGTGCGCACTTTAGACGAGTACTATGCTTCGCTGGATTCGGGCCACCTTCCAGTATTAAGAGGCTTGCGCTTAGATCAAGATGATTTATTGCGCCGTGAATTAATCGGTGAGTTGATGTGTCAGTTCAACCTAGATACAAAGCGCTTTGCAGGCCAACACCAGATCGACTTCCAAGCGTACTTCAAAACTGAGATGGAAGAGCTTAAAGACCTGGAAAAAGCTGGCTTATTGGAGTGGCGTGAGGATGGTATTTTTGTACCCATTAAAGGCCGCCTGCTAGCAAGGCGTGTTGCGATGACATTCGACCGCCACCTAAGAGAGTCACAAGCAAAAGGCACTTATTCCAAAGTGCTTTAG
- a CDS encoding tripartite tricarboxylate transporter substrate binding protein, translating into MITSKTLKVRLLATFLLGLSVLFSSAVSSAETWPNKPIKIIVPFSPGSVQDALARSFSNELGAALGEAVIVENKAGAGGTVGTGIVAKSNPDGYTFLLAAASHNINGSLFTKLSFDPLKDFTGAAYIGTSSYIMMTNAEFPAKSVAEFIALAKANPGQYNYASAGNGSASHLAMAYFDSMAGIQLVHIPTKGTGDAITELLAGRAQAVIAANVAALPFTNDPRIRFLGVSSDKPSPFVPGIPPIGNTVKGYVFDSWFGLLAPAGTPQEVISKMQAQMGKILKQPEIIERMKRQGIEIGRLTPSEFNQLLVGDYVRMAKVVKASGAKPE; encoded by the coding sequence ATGATCACCAGCAAGACTCTAAAAGTTCGCCTATTGGCGACATTCTTGCTTGGTTTATCTGTTTTGTTTAGCTCAGCAGTGAGCTCTGCTGAAACTTGGCCAAATAAACCTATCAAAATCATCGTTCCTTTTTCACCAGGCAGTGTTCAAGATGCTCTAGCTCGATCCTTTTCTAATGAGCTTGGTGCTGCCCTTGGCGAAGCCGTGATTGTTGAAAACAAGGCGGGGGCAGGAGGTACCGTTGGGACAGGTATCGTTGCCAAATCAAATCCTGATGGATATACATTCCTATTGGCTGCTGCGAGCCATAACATTAATGGCAGTCTTTTTACTAAGTTGAGTTTCGATCCTCTTAAAGACTTTACTGGCGCAGCTTATATTGGCACTAGCAGTTACATCATGATGACAAATGCAGAGTTTCCTGCGAAGTCGGTGGCAGAGTTCATTGCTCTTGCAAAGGCAAACCCAGGTCAATATAACTATGCAAGCGCTGGCAATGGTAGTGCCTCACACTTGGCGATGGCTTACTTTGACAGTATGGCTGGCATTCAGTTGGTGCACATACCCACCAAAGGTACTGGCGATGCTATTACTGAATTGCTAGCGGGCCGCGCTCAAGCGGTGATTGCAGCGAATGTAGCCGCTTTACCTTTCACAAATGATCCCCGCATTCGTTTTCTAGGGGTCTCTTCAGACAAGCCTTCGCCATTCGTGCCAGGCATTCCGCCTATTGGTAATACTGTGAAGGGCTATGTCTTTGATAGTTGGTTTGGATTGCTCGCGCCAGCAGGAACTCCACAAGAGGTTATTAGCAAAATGCAGGCGCAAATGGGCAAGATATTGAAACAACCTGAAATCATTGAGCGTATGAAGCGCCAAGGTATTGAGATTGGTCGTTTGACCCCTAGCGAATTTAATCAGTTATTGGTGGGAGATTATGTCCGTATGGCAAAAGTCGTTAAAGCATCCGGCGCTAAGCCCGAATAA
- a CDS encoding SlyX family protein: MTDDRITNLEIKLSFTEDLIEKLNETVYKQQQQLEFLYRELKAIKEQASASGSGGGSLKDEIPPHY, translated from the coding sequence ATGACAGACGATCGAATTACTAATCTCGAAATTAAGCTGAGCTTTACCGAAGATCTCATTGAAAAACTGAATGAGACGGTCTACAAACAGCAGCAGCAACTAGAATTTCTCTATAGAGAACTCAAAGCTATCAAAGAACAGGCTAGCGCCAGCGGTTCAGGCGGCGGCAGTCTTAAAGATGAAATTCCGCCACATTATTGA